The following are encoded together in the Glycine soja cultivar W05 chromosome 5, ASM419377v2, whole genome shotgun sequence genome:
- the LOC114411924 gene encoding betaine aldehyde dehydrogenase 1, chloroplastic: MSIPIPHRQLFIDGDWKVPVLKNRIPIINPSTQHIIGDIPAATKEDVDLAVAAAKAALSRNKGADWASASGSVRARYLRAIAAKITEKKPELAKLEAIDCGKPLDEAAWDIDDVAGCFEFYADLAEKLDAQQKAHVSLPMDTFKSYVLKEPIGVVALITPWNYPLLMATWKVAPALAAGCAAILKPSELASVTCLELAEICKEVGLPPGVLNILTGLGPEAGAPLAAHPDVDKIAFTGSSATGSKIMTAAAQLIKPVSLELGGKSPIIVFEDVDLDKAAEWTIFGCFWTNGQICSATSRLIVHESIATEFLNRIVKWVKNIKISDPLEEGCRLGPIVSEGQYEKILKFISNAKSEGATILTGGSRPEHLKKGFFVEPTVITDVTTSMQIWREEVFGPVLCVKTFSTEEEAIDLANDTVYGLGSAVISNDLERCERITKAFKAGIVWINCSQPCFTQAPWGGIKRSGFGRELGEWGLDNYLSVKQVTQYISDEPWGWYQSPSRL, translated from the exons ATGAGCATCCCAATTCCCCATCGGCAGTTATTCATAGACGGAGACTGGAAAGTCCCCGTCCTCAAGAATCGGATTCCCATCATCAACCCTTCCACCCAACACATCATCG GGGATATCCCAGCAGCTACTAAGGAAGACGTTGATCTCGCTGTCGCTGCCGCCAAAGCTGCCCTCTCCCGCAACAAGGGCGCCGATTGGGCCTCCGCTTCCGGCTCCGTTCGGGCTCGCTACCTCCGCGCCATCGCTGCCAAG ATCACCGAGAAAAAGCCTGAACTAGCAAAACTCGAAGCTATTGACTGTGGAAAACCGCTCGATGAAGCCGCCTGGGACATC GACGATGTTGCTGGTTGCTTTGAGTTCTATGCTGACCTTGCTGAAAAATTGGACGCACAGCAAAAGGCTCATGTGTCTCTTCCCATGGACACATTCAAGAGTTATGTTCTTAAGGAGCCGATTGGAGTCGTTGCTTTAATAACTCCTTG GAATTATCCTCTGTTGATGGCTACGTGGAAGGTTGCTCCTGCTCTGGCGGCCGGCTGTGCTGCAATATTGAAGCCCTCTGAGTTGGCATCTGT GACATGTTTGGAGCTCGCTGAAATTTGCAAAGAAGTCGGGCTTCCTCCTGGCGTGTTGAACATTCTCACTGGATTAGGACCTGAAGCGGGTGCTCCTTTAGCAGCTCATCCCGATGTAGACAAG ATTGCCTTTACTGGAAGCTCTGCAACTGGGAGCAAAATTATGACAGCTGCAGCTCAGCTGATCAAG CCTGTTTCACTAGAGCTTGGTGGGAAAAGCCCAATCATTGTTTTTGAGGATGTTGACCTTGACAAGG CTGCTGAATGGACcatatttggttgcttctggaCAAATGGTCAGATATGCAGTGCAACTTCCCGCCTTATTGTACAT GAAAGTATAGCAACAGAATTTTTGAATAGGATTGTGAAATGGGTCAAAAACATCAAAATTTCTGATCCCTTGGAAGAAGGTTGCAGACTAGGCCCTATTGTTAGTGAAGGACAG TATGAAAAGATATTGAAGTTTATCTCAAATGCTAAGAGTGAGGGTGCAACCATTTTGACTGGTGGGTCTCGCCCAGAG CATCTAAAGAAGGGATTCTTTGTTGAACCAACTGTCATAACTGATGTAACTACCTCCATGCAAATTTGGAGAGAAGAAGTATTTGGACCAGTTCTCTGTGTAAAAACATTTAGCACTGAGGAAGAAGCTATTGATCTAGCAAATGACACTGT ATATGGCTTGGGTTCTGCTGTAATATCAAATGATCTAGAAAGATGTGAGCGCATTACTAAG GCTTTTAAGGCTGGAATTGTGTGGATTAATTGCTCTCAACCATGCTTCACTCAAGCCCCATGGGGAGGCATTAAACGCAGTGGTTTTGGTCGTGAATTAGGAGAATG
- the LOC114411925 gene encoding uncharacterized protein LOC114411925: protein MDGNNYNSWADQWDDGPDPVMVGSNNKNSNDNTAKYKQKLGEGFGKTKAVASTGVKKLKDGTSVGLHWIKTKYSKATQKH from the coding sequence ATGGATGGGAACAACTACAATTCCTGGGCTGATCAGTGGGATGATGGGCCAGACCCTGTGATGGTTGGTTCCAATAACAAAAACAGCAACGACAACACCGCCAAATACAAGCAAAAGCTCGGTGAGGGTTTTGGCAAGACCAAAGCAGTGGCCTCCACCGGTGTGAAGAAGTTGAAGGATGGTACCTCCGTTGGCCTCCACTGGATCAAGACCAAGTATTCCAAAGCCACACAGAAACATTGA